ATTTCTAGATCACCTTATTGAAATTCTTAATATTCCGAATATTTAATTGTTAAAAAAATCTTTACTTTGTTTTTTAAAGGAAAACTAAAAGAGAAATGAGGTAGAATTGACAACCTTAGTGGTATATAGTCTGCGCTGGAAATCGCAAAAGCAAGTTTATCAATAATTCGTTTAAGAACGCGCCAATTTTCAAAACTATGTAAATGACTAATTTCAAGAAAGTTTTCGCGTTCTTTGTTAATCGTTCCCTTTGTCTATTCCCCTATATATAGTTTGCTAGGGTATATTAACAAAGAGATTTACAATACAATTATTTATCTCTAGCTTTTAAAGCTCATAGCTAAAAACGATTAGAAGATAAATAATGCTAGTCCTCCATCAGGCTTTCTTTTTGATAAGATAAAATCCCTCGGCAAAAAGTCATCTGCACATCATAATCATTGTTTAACACAACTAAATCTGCATCCATGCCAACTTTAATAATTCCTTTTCGATCACTTAAATTTAACTGTTTTGCAGGATTCGTTGATGTCATTTTAATAACATCCTCGAGCGTACAGTCATCACAATATTTCAGCATATTTTTTAGCGCATCACTTAGTTTTAAAACACTGCCTGCTAATGTGCCATTCTCTAATACAGCCATTCCATCTTTCACAATGACCTTTTGACCGCCTAAATCGTAGTTGCCATTTTTTAAGCATTTTGCCCGCATGGAATCTGTAATTAAAATTAGTTTCTCGCTTTTTTTGTTTTGATAAGCTAACTGAATCATTGATGGACATACATGAATGCCATCAACAATTAACTCTGCATATAATTCTTCAAGAAGCAAAGCAGCGCCCACAACACCAGGCTCTCGATGATGCAATCCTTTCATCTGATTAAACAAATGAGTAACTTGCGTAGCGCCAGCCCCAATTGCCTTTTTTACATCTGCAAATGTCGCATCAGAATGACCAATTGAAATGACAATTTCATTTTCTTTAAGATAGCGAATGAATTCCAATCCGCCCTTTTGCTCAGGAGCCAACGTAACCAGTTTAATTGTTCCTTCAGCAAGTTCTTGCCACTTTTCAAAAAGTGGGATTTCCGGCTGGATGATAAAATCAACTGGTTGTGCTCCTGCCATGCTAGGATTAACAAAGGGCCCTTCAAGATGAACGCCAAGCACCTCAGACTGTCCTGGTTTTTGATAACTTTTTATAAAGCTCGCTGCATTTTTCAATGCTTTTGAAATATTCTCATCAGATTGGGTCATAGTAGTTGCTAGAAAGCTTGTAGTACCTTCCTGTGGTAATGCTCGGACAATTGTTTCAAAAGATGCTATTTCTGCATCCATTACATCAGCCCCAGACGTCCCGTGCGTGTGAATATCAATCATGCCAGGTATTACTGATTGTCCTTGTAAGTCGATAACATAGAATTGATCATCTGCTTTATAGTTGGTCATCCAGCCTGTTTCTTGAATTTTCATTCCATCAATTTTAATAAATCCATCGGAAATAATCTGATTTTCTGCATAAATTTTTGCATTGATTAAAACAATTGATTGATCCATTCTATCTTACCTCTCAATTCATTTAGCTTAGCCATTCCACATATTACGAGCTTTCAGCAACCTCAAGTTTCCCTCTAAAACATCTTTTCAATAACTGCTTGAGCAGTTAGTTCTTTGTTATGAACAGATTCTTTGTTCGTTTTTTTGAAGTATTCAAGATAAAGTAAATCTAAAAGATAAAGCTGTGATATTTTTGCAGATAAACTGCCCCCTTGCAGTGGGCCTTCATTTGCACCACAAAGCAGTGTAATATCTGCGAAACTTGTCAAAGGAGATTTTGCAAATCTCGTTATCGAAATAATTTTTGCGCCTCTTTCTTTTGCTACTTTTGCTACTTCAATCGTATCTTTCGTTGAACCTGAATAGGATATTAGAACAGCTACATCTTGCTCAGTCATTAAAGCAGCAGACATAATTTGAAGATGAGAATCCACTGAGCACTCAGTTTTATTGGTAATTCTCATAAATTTATTTTTTGCTTCCATTGCTGTCATTAAGGAAGAACCTACGCCGAAAAAGTGTATTCTTTGAGCATTTATCATGCACTCGACAGCGTGCGCAATATCGCTTTCCGATAGTAGATTATAGGTTTCAGTCAGCGCATGAACATTGGACGATAAAACCTTTGACGATAATTCTGCAATCGTATCCTGCATCGTAATCGCACTGGAAAGTTGCGGGGTTTCATTATCTAGCGTAATGCTATGTGCAAGCATAATTTTAAACTCTTGATACCCTTTAAGATCCATCGTTTTACAGAATCGAAACACACTTGACTCGCCTACGTTACATTCGTCAGCTAAATCAGTAATTGACATGTAAATGACATCTTTTATATTTTCGAGAATATAATCTGCTACCTTTTTTTCCGTGTTAGTAAATGAGTTGTATCTCGAATGAATAAGTGAAAATATATCTTGATTTCCCATAATAGTACTCCTTCTATTAATCGCCTCTTAAATGAAGTGATACTGCGCCAAGAATGCCAGCTTTATTTCCAAGTGAGGCTTTCATGATTTTTACATCCGAGAAACTCT
The genomic region above belongs to Lysinibacillus sp. FSL W8-0992 and contains:
- the nagA gene encoding N-acetylglucosamine-6-phosphate deacetylase; translated protein: MDQSIVLINAKIYAENQIISDGFIKIDGMKIQETGWMTNYKADDQFYVIDLQGQSVIPGMIDIHTHGTSGADVMDAEIASFETIVRALPQEGTTSFLATTMTQSDENISKALKNAASFIKSYQKPGQSEVLGVHLEGPFVNPSMAGAQPVDFIIQPEIPLFEKWQELAEGTIKLVTLAPEQKGGLEFIRYLKENEIVISIGHSDATFADVKKAIGAGATQVTHLFNQMKGLHHREPGVVGAALLLEELYAELIVDGIHVCPSMIQLAYQNKKSEKLILITDSMRAKCLKNGNYDLGGQKVIVKDGMAVLENGTLAGSVLKLSDALKNMLKYCDDCTLEDVIKMTSTNPAKQLNLSDRKGIIKVGMDADLVVLNNDYDVQMTFCRGILSYQKESLMED
- a CDS encoding MurR/RpiR family transcriptional regulator: MGNQDIFSLIHSRYNSFTNTEKKVADYILENIKDVIYMSITDLADECNVGESSVFRFCKTMDLKGYQEFKIMLAHSITLDNETPQLSSAITMQDTIAELSSKVLSSNVHALTETYNLLSESDIAHAVECMINAQRIHFFGVGSSLMTAMEAKNKFMRITNKTECSVDSHLQIMSAALMTEQDVAVLISYSGSTKDTIEVAKVAKERGAKIISITRFAKSPLTSFADITLLCGANEGPLQGGSLSAKISQLYLLDLLYLEYFKKTNKESVHNKELTAQAVIEKMF